CCTGCCGCTTTTTTCAGAAGGGCCTGTACCTGTGCCCCGTATTTTCCGACAATGTTGATAAAGTATCTCCTTGCCTCACATGTCCAGTCTTCTTCGGCATCAAGCGCGCCAAATTTTCCAAAGCCGTCCGCAGAGAACAGGATCTTCTCCGTTGACTCATATTCCACCATAACCTCCGGCCAGTGTACCATCGGCGCCATTACGAAATGAAGCTCGTGTTTTCCAAGACTCAGGGAATCGCCTTCTTTAACCTCAACTGTCCGGCCGGTCAGATCCAGCGTAAAAAACTGCGGCATCATCTTAAATGTTTTGGCATTGCCGACCAGCTTCATGTTCGGGTATTTTTCAGCAAGTACCTGTATGTTAGCCGCGTGATCCGGTTCCAGATGAGAAATGATCAGATAATCTGCATCGCGGCCAGCAAGTTCGCGTTCCAGATTAGTCAGCCATTCCTGCGTCGCTCTGGCATCCACCGTGTCCATAACAGCCGTTTTTTCGTCCAGAATCACATATGAATTATAAGAAACTCCGTTTGGTATGTGATACTGGCTCTCGAATAAATCCAGTGTCCTGTCATCGGCTCCGATATACCTGATGGAATCTGTAATCGTAATGTCTTTCATAACTGCATCTCCTTTTCCTTATATGTTACGATCATTTTTAAACCAAAACTATTTTAACATAATTGACAATTAAAATCCAGTAATATCCGACAAAACAGGCGAAGCAATGGTACGCTTCGCCCGTATATGATCAGTCTACACTTGTCCAGACATTTCCTTCCCTGTTACTCTTTATGCACGCATCGACAAATTTAATTCCGCGCACTCCATCCTCCACTGTCGGATAGCGATAGCTTCCTGGATCAAATCCCTCCTTCAGTTTCAGCAGGTGTGAGCAGAATCCGCGGTAGATATTCCCGAATGCCTCAAAAAATCCTTCCGGATGCCCTGAAGGCAGCCTGGAAAGATCACGGCATGCCTCTGAAACGTAATCACGCGTTGCCGTATACAGCTGCGGCGGCTCATTGATGCGAGTTACCTTCAGTACAGCCGGGTTCTTATGTTCCCACTCAATTGCTCCTTTATCGCCGAATATGCGGATCGTAAGGTCAGTCTCATGTCCGACTGCAACCTGTGAAGTCCAGATCATGCCGGAAACTCCGCCTTTATAGTTGACCAGCACCTGCACATTATTTTCCAGCGGAAGTTCCTGGGATTTCGGCAGACGTTCAAATCTTGCCAGCACACTGTCTATCTCCAGCCCCGTCATCTTTGAGACCAGACATTCCACATGTGTTCCGATGTCCGCACAGCAGCCCGAAGGACCGCTTCTCGCCGGATCCATCCGCCACGTAGCCTGATCCGATCGGTCACTGACCATCTGTACCAGCAGCCACTCCTGCGGATACTCGCTGACAACCGTCAGAATATTGCCAATCTCACCGGCATCAATCAGATCTCTGGCCTGCCGGACCATCGCATAACCGATATATGTATAGGTCACACCGAACAGCAATCCTTTTTTTTCTGCGAGTGCAGCCAGTTCCTCACCCTCAGCTGCTGTCAGCGCCAGCGGTTTGTCACACATAATATGAATTCCGTGCTCCATAAAGCATTTTGCGATCTCATAGTGCGTATCATTCGGTGTCGTGATGGATACAAAATCAATTCCATCTTCCAGAGAACTCTCTCTTTCAGCCATCTCACGGTAGTCTGCATAAACACGGCTTTCATCTGAAACGCCCCAGGTACGGGCAGTCTCCAGATTCTTTTCCATATTTCTTGTAAAACATCCTGCCGTGAGCACTGCCAGATCATCCATGACAGCACCGTGTCTGTGCACATTGCCAATAAATGCACCGTTTCCGCCGCCTACCATTCCAAACTTCAGTTTCATTGCAATAACCTCCTGTTTTTATGTATTGCCCACCCAAATATAATTTTAGTATAATCGGAAGAATGTGTCAATCTATTTGCCGTATGCCGGCAAAACTGTGCAATAATTCGAAATAACAGTTCAGAAATCGGGTAGGAGGTAGATAATTATTTTATCTACCGACCTCCCACACCACCGTACATACCGTTCAGTATACGGCGGTTCTTTAGTTTTCACATATTTTCAAATAGAACTCTGTGAATGTTGGATAACCTAATTCACAGAGTTTCTTATTGTTAAAAGCAGTCTGAAGCACGAAATATCCACTACAATACCAATTTCTATTTCGCATGTTGGCACATATCCATGCCTTTTCCTTTTCTACTCCTAACTTTTTGAGTTCTTTAAACTTTGTTTTGACTTTCTTCCACTGTTTCCAATAGATTGCCCTTATTCTATGGCGTAACCACTCATCATTACTCTGTAATAGACTTTTCATATCAGCCATTCCAAAGTAGTTTACCCATCCTCTAATAAACTGTGTCAATTTTAATGCTCGATATTCATTTCCCCATCCATTGCTTCTGTCAGTAAGTTCTCTGATTTTATTCTTCATCTTCGTTACTGATTTAGAATGTACTCGAAATCTGCATTTTCCCTTGTATCTATAGAAACTATAGCCAAGGTACTTGACTCTACTGATGTGTGCCACGCCAGTTTTGGTGCGATTTACTTTAAGGAATAGTTTTCCCTCGATATATGGCACTATATTGTCTAAGGTTCTTTCTGCACTTTTTCTGCTTTTACAAAAAATCATACAGTCATCTGCGTATCGGACAAATCTATGTCCTCTGCTTGTTAGTTCCTTATCCAGTTCATTCAGCATTATATTACTTAGGATCGGGCTTAATGGTCCCCCTTGTGGCATACCGACCTCTGTCTTTTCAAATATCCCTCCACTAATAACTCCAGCATTGAGATATTTGTGAATGAGCGATATTACATGTCCATCCTTGATGGTTCGTGATAGTACTTCAATTAGTTTGCTCTGACATACTGTGTCAAAGAACTTCTCTAAATCCATATCTACCACGTATACATATCCATCATTGACATTTGTCTGGCATTGTTTCAGTGCATCGTGTGCACCTCTGTTTGGACGAAACCCAAAACTGTTCTTCGAAAACTGTTTCTCATAAATCGGCGATAGCACCTGTGTGATTGCCTGTTGAAACACTCTATCTACCACTGTAGGCACTCCCAGTTTTCTGAACTCGCCTTTTGTTTCTTTGGGTATTTCTACCCTACGGACTGGGTTGGGCTTATATTTCCCATCCTTTATCTGTTGGGTTAGTTGCTCTTGGTTATCTCTTAGAAAGCCTAGAAGTTCATCCACGCTCATTCCGTCAACACCGCCTGCCCCTTTGTTTGATTTTACTTTCTTATAAGCCTTGTTTAGGTTATCCCTGTGTAAAATCTGTTCCATTAGATTGTCCGTCTGAAAATCTGTGATGTTGTTGTTGTTTTCAGCAATCCTCTGATGGGCGGACACTTCTGCATACTCTTTCTGTTCCGCAGATACCCTTTGCAGATAGTCCTCTATATGAAGTTGTCTGTCCTTAAATCCATCATTGGTTACATTCATTTACTCACATCTCCTAAAGTTCAGTCCTTCCCACTATGTTTGCAACCATAGTAGTACTATGACCTCTGCTGACTTCTCGCCATTCGTTGTTACTACAGACTTCATACTCTGTTTTCGTCTGCTGACGAGACCTCCCTAGGTACCACACGTTTCTTTCTCTCCATCCATCTGCCACATTTACCACAGTTAATTCCGAGTAGTTATTGGACTTTAGTTTGTAAGGCAACCTTATCCTTAACTGTAGCCTGATGTGATTTCTGTTCGTCAGACCGGAGATTTGCCTACACCTTCCTTCAGATTCCACCTCACGATGGACACCCTTGGTGTTCAGCTATATCCTTCCCACTACTAGGGCGGATTCGGGACTTTCACCCATTAGAAACGTGCGCCGCTAGGCGCACATTCAAAAAGACTGTGCACAAACTTGTACACAGTCTTTTAATAATATGTATAGGCTAATTAGATCTCGGAAATTTTTACCGGACGGCCTTCATCCAGAGAGATTTTAGCTGCTTTCGCAATCTTAACCGGCATTAAGCCATCGATTCCGCCTACCGGAACTTCTTTGTCATTCATGACAGCGTCAACAAATGCGTTTGTCTCTGCGATGAATGCATTGTTATATCTTTCAAGGAAGAACCAGGTCGGTTTTTCGCAGACAACACCGTCAGCTGTGCTGATCATGGAAGTATCGTTCAGGTCGTTAGCTACCTGTACACAACCCTTTGCACAGTGAACTTCTGTTCTCTGATCATATCCGTATGGAGCTTCACGGCTGTTATCGATAACACCGATCGCACCATTTTCAAATTTCAGCATAACGATTGCTGTATCAACATCATCATATTTCTTGAACTCTTCGTCAATCATGACTGTACCGTAAGCACTTACTTCTGTAACTTCGCTTCCAGACAGGTAACGAACCATATCAAAGTCATGAATCATCATATCCATGAAGATACCACCGGATACTTTCACATATGCCATTGGCGGAGCTTCCGGGTCACGTGATGTAACTTTAACGATACTTGGAGCGCCCAGCATTCCGGATGCAACGGTATCTCTGACTTTTTTGTGGTTGTGGTCGAAACGGCGAACGAATCCAACCTGAAGTTTAACACCGGCTTTATCTACTGCTGCAAGCGCATCTTCAATCACTTTGATATCTGTTGCAATTGGTTTCTCACAGAAAATATGCTTTCCTGCCTCTGCGGCCTTTACAATAAATTCAGCATGTGTGTCTGTTGATGAACAGATAAATACTGCGTCAACATCTGGATTTGCAAATACAGCTTCGGAATCTTTTGTGACATTTGTGATACCAAGTCCTTTTGCCCACTCTTCTGTTGCTTCATTCATGAATGGATCTGCAATCATAACAACTTCAGCGTCCGGTACAGCGTTTACCAGATTTGTAGCATGAAGTTTACCGATTCTTCCGGCACCTAACATACCGATTCTAACTTTTTTTGCCATCTTATATACTTCCTTTCAAGTGATATTTTACAAATTATATTATAGTCTAATTTGCTTTCACAGTCAATCATAACAAAATGAAAATCTCATGTTTTTCCGTTTTCTGGAAACTTCAGGCATTTTTACTAGTTGCCCGGGCACACTTTTATTGCTGCTTCCGGATCAGCACAAAGATGAGAATTACCTCGATCACTTCAATAACGATGGCCGCCAGAAACAGCATCTCCCCGCTTTTCTGAAACATTTCCATGATAAATCCGACAAACAGCAGCATCAGAGCCAGTGTAAAGCCCAGAAAAACGTACGCGGCGGTCCGGTAAGAGCGCTTTCTCTCCTCATCGCTCATCTTTGAAAGGTCTCTTTTCTGCCCGTTTTTCACGAGTGAATATACGTTCAGCGGTATTTTGCCTTTTCCCATAAATGCTGACGCTGAATATTTTCCGCATTGCCCTGCCGCGATCAGACAGACAACGGCAATTGCCACATTGATAATTTTATCGATCATGTTCCTGTCTCCTGTTTTCCTTTTCTTCTTCCTGTTTTTCGTAATCTTCCCTTGCTGCTTCCAGATAGTCCTGCTCCCTGGTCTTTTTACTCGGTATAAACTTCTTCAGAATGCTGTCTGTTCCCCTGTTTTTTACATAGAAAAAACCGAGCAGTGAAAAAACTGCGGCACCGATAAAGTTGACGAACAGATCTTTCATGGTATCCAAAAGACCGATATCCAGGTAGCCGCCAATTCCAAGATCCTGTCCGTTGACCACAGTGTTCTGAATCCCCCTGATCACATATGGTTTATTCCCTCCCGCGGGATCCAGCATCACGCTGCTGATCGTGTGCAGCACCGTATCTTTCTGCATATCCAGGTGAAAAAAAAGATCCATTGCACATTCAAAAAATTCCCAGATCACTCCGATCGTCATGGAAAAGCAGAACGCAACGATTGCAATGAATACCGGCGACATGGTAAACACCAGTTTCTGATTGTCATTTAACAGAACAACCAGTGAAAATCCAATGGCTGCAGCCAGAAAGCCGTTCAGAGTATGTAGCAGAGTGTCCCAGAAAGGTATGATGATATAGAACTCCTGTATTTCTCCCAGTATTTCTGCTGCAAAGATAAACAGCAGAATAATAATCTCCAGTGCGGTCGGCAGTTCGATCCTGAATTTCACCTGAATAAAGCTCGGAACGATCAGGAGCAGCAATGTCAGCAGGCACAGAAATACGTTTTCATAATTGCCGTTAAAAAACTGCCGGATCATACTGAGCACGACCAGAATACGGAGAATGGCATACACGATGAAAGAACTCCTGTGTTCTTTCACCTCCATTTTCATGGCCGTGCTCAGAAGCTGAAAGTACTTTCTCATACTGTCCCTCCCAGCGGTGCCTCGAGATATGCGCGCAGCTGTTCCATCCTGGCTTCCGCACAGTCGATCCCCTGCTGATAAAGCGCCTCCAGCTTATCAGGACTGGACTCAGTCCGTTTAAATCCTCCGATATCCTGCGGTTCAATCACAAAAGCCTTACCTTCTTTCTCCAGTTCAAATACTCTCCGTCTGTTTGCATTATACCGCTTTGCCCTTGTCAGGAGCGCTTCCGCAAACTGCGGATATTTCCTGTAAATTCTGGCGGCCAGACGCGTGGTTCTGCTCTCCTCTTTCAGGTAAGAACGCTCTCTTGTCAGCACTACAATATTCTTATTACACCCCGAGCGGATTGCCTGCTCGATCGGAATGGAGTCCGCGATCCCTCCGTCCATATAGTATTTGCCGTCAATCTTTACCGGCTGGAACAGTATCGGCAGTGCACAGCTGGCCTGCAGCACTTTCCACCTGGTATCCTCTGCCGTAACTTTAAGATATTCTGCCTGCCCAGTTTTCAGCCTCGTCACACAGGCCACCAGTTCGCCGGGATAAGCCTTAAGCGCAGCATAATCATACGGTACCAGATGATTGGGCACTTCATCAAAGACAAATTTGATGTTATAAAAACTCTTATTGTTTTTCTGAAAAAGATAACGCGCCCCCATGTAGCGCGGGTCCACCAT
The Ruminococcus gauvreauii genome window above contains:
- a CDS encoding Gfo/Idh/MocA family protein, whose translation is MKLKFGMVGGGNGAFIGNVHRHGAVMDDLAVLTAGCFTRNMEKNLETARTWGVSDESRVYADYREMAERESSLEDGIDFVSITTPNDTHYEIAKCFMEHGIHIMCDKPLALTAAEGEELAALAEKKGLLFGVTYTYIGYAMVRQARDLIDAGEIGNILTVVSEYPQEWLLVQMVSDRSDQATWRMDPARSGPSGCCADIGTHVECLVSKMTGLEIDSVLARFERLPKSQELPLENNVQVLVNYKGGVSGMIWTSQVAVGHETDLTIRIFGDKGAIEWEHKNPAVLKVTRINEPPQLYTATRDYVSEACRDLSRLPSGHPEGFFEAFGNIYRGFCSHLLKLKEGFDPGSYRYPTVEDGVRGIKFVDACIKSNREGNVWTSVD
- the iolG gene encoding inositol 2-dehydrogenase, which codes for MAKKVRIGMLGAGRIGKLHATNLVNAVPDAEVVMIADPFMNEATEEWAKGLGITNVTKDSEAVFANPDVDAVFICSSTDTHAEFIVKAAEAGKHIFCEKPIATDIKVIEDALAAVDKAGVKLQVGFVRRFDHNHKKVRDTVASGMLGAPSIVKVTSRDPEAPPMAYVKVSGGIFMDMMIHDFDMVRYLSGSEVTEVSAYGTVMIDEEFKKYDDVDTAIVMLKFENGAIGVIDNSREAPYGYDQRTEVHCAKGCVQVANDLNDTSMISTADGVVCEKPTWFFLERYNNAFIAETNAFVDAVMNDKEVPVGGIDGLMPVKIAKAAKISLDEGRPVKISEI
- a CDS encoding patatin-like phospholipase family protein, with product MKLGLILEGGASRTCFSNGVMDVLMDEKIRADYIIGASAGIANGASYASWQRGRAHEISREYMVDPRYMGARYLFQKNNKSFYNIKFVFDEVPNHLVPYDYAALKAYPGELVACVTRLKTGQAEYLKVTAEDTRWKVLQASCALPILFQPVKIDGKYYMDGGIADSIPIEQAIRSGCNKNIVVLTRERSYLKEESRTTRLAARIYRKYPQFAEALLTRAKRYNANRRRVFELEKEGKAFVIEPQDIGGFKRTESSPDKLEALYQQGIDCAEARMEQLRAYLEAPLGGTV
- a CDS encoding FprA family A-type flavoprotein, with the translated sequence MKDITITDSIRYIGADDRTLDLFESQYHIPNGVSYNSYVILDEKTAVMDTVDARATQEWLTNLERELAGRDADYLIISHLEPDHAANIQVLAEKYPNMKLVGNAKTFKMMPQFFTLDLTGRTVEVKEGDSLSLGKHELHFVMAPMVHWPEVMVEYESTEKILFSADGFGKFGALDAEEDWTCEARRYFINIVGKYGAQVQALLKKAAGLDISMICPLHGPILKENLGYYIEKYDIWSSYRPEDEGVLVAYASIHGNTAKAAKKMADILEAKGAKKVVLTDLSRDDMAEAVEDAFRYNSLVLACATYDGGLFPCMEDFLAHLRAKNYQKRTVGLMENGSWAPMAAKHMKEMLGQMKELNICDQTVTIRSTMNDNNITEMESLAKQLLD
- the ltrA gene encoding group II intron reverse transcriptase/maturase, translated to MNVTNDGFKDRQLHIEDYLQRVSAEQKEYAEVSAHQRIAENNNNITDFQTDNLMEQILHRDNLNKAYKKVKSNKGAGGVDGMSVDELLGFLRDNQEQLTQQIKDGKYKPNPVRRVEIPKETKGEFRKLGVPTVVDRVFQQAITQVLSPIYEKQFSKNSFGFRPNRGAHDALKQCQTNVNDGYVYVVDMDLEKFFDTVCQSKLIEVLSRTIKDGHVISLIHKYLNAGVISGGIFEKTEVGMPQGGPLSPILSNIMLNELDKELTSRGHRFVRYADDCMIFCKSRKSAERTLDNIVPYIEGKLFLKVNRTKTGVAHISRVKYLGYSFYRYKGKCRFRVHSKSVTKMKNKIRELTDRSNGWGNEYRALKLTQFIRGWVNYFGMADMKSLLQSNDEWLRHRIRAIYWKQWKKVKTKFKELKKLGVEKEKAWICANMRNRNWYCSGYFVLQTAFNNKKLCELGYPTFTEFYLKICEN